One genomic window of Pseudobacteriovorax antillogorgiicola includes the following:
- a CDS encoding cytochrome-c peroxidase — MTIYQYFLRSIVIAGSFSAPVLSLAEASQSNLDLTLKKLIDFHQLKGEPQLAIPKVDIKSPMAQLGKRLFFSPTLSGNNDIACVTCHHPVLGGSDKLPLPVGIDAIDPDKIGPGREQSPKSPEFDGGPNVPRNSLSTFNTVFYSRCMFWDCRVEALGAAPGKNGLDHTTMRTPDTSMGMSRIRAKNLLEAQAAFPVTSNEEMRGFFLDGEDNGLLRRTLAKRFADNPKQWLEDFRKAFEKPKAGKEIITFENIVTAIAAYEASQVFVDNPWKDYVNGDLSALSEDAKKGALLFFQSPSQGGYGCAACHSGDFFTDESFHVTAMPQIGRGKDDGEHEDNDFGRFILSGDPVHKFAFRTPTLLNVEVTTPYGHAGAYKSLRSTIRHMINPQQALLKYDYSLKQLDMKIQNSNAKKNTKEALKQLNHLQANGKSKLKSQPINEKHVDQLLEFLLTLTDPCTKQASCLIDWFLIK; from the coding sequence GTGACTATTTACCAATATTTTCTTAGATCTATCGTAATAGCAGGGAGCTTCTCGGCTCCAGTCTTATCGTTAGCTGAAGCTTCCCAGTCAAATCTTGACCTTACACTAAAAAAACTAATCGACTTTCACCAGCTAAAAGGCGAGCCCCAACTGGCCATTCCGAAGGTCGATATCAAATCCCCTATGGCGCAACTGGGGAAAAGGCTGTTCTTCTCGCCCACACTTTCTGGCAACAACGATATCGCCTGCGTTACATGCCACCATCCCGTTCTAGGCGGTAGCGACAAGCTTCCTCTACCCGTAGGTATCGATGCCATAGATCCTGATAAGATTGGCCCTGGGCGCGAGCAGTCACCGAAGTCACCTGAGTTCGATGGCGGCCCAAATGTACCCCGCAATTCACTTTCAACGTTCAATACCGTTTTTTATAGTCGATGTATGTTTTGGGATTGCCGGGTAGAAGCGCTTGGTGCGGCTCCTGGGAAGAACGGACTTGATCACACCACCATGCGGACTCCAGACACATCTATGGGCATGTCGCGTATTCGAGCAAAAAACCTCTTGGAGGCACAGGCCGCGTTTCCTGTTACCTCAAACGAAGAGATGCGGGGATTCTTTCTGGATGGCGAAGATAACGGCCTACTGAGGAGAACCTTAGCAAAACGGTTCGCCGATAATCCCAAGCAATGGCTTGAGGACTTCCGAAAAGCATTTGAAAAGCCGAAGGCAGGAAAAGAGATCATTACCTTTGAAAACATCGTAACTGCTATTGCCGCCTATGAGGCGAGTCAGGTTTTTGTCGATAATCCTTGGAAAGACTATGTGAACGGCGACTTGTCTGCTCTGTCAGAAGACGCAAAGAAGGGCGCACTCCTATTCTTTCAATCCCCTTCGCAGGGAGGTTATGGATGCGCCGCGTGTCATTCAGGAGACTTTTTCACAGATGAATCATTTCATGTGACAGCCATGCCTCAAATCGGTCGTGGAAAGGATGATGGCGAACATGAAGATAATGACTTCGGTCGATTTATTCTAAGCGGTGATCCCGTTCATAAATTCGCATTCCGTACACCAACACTGCTCAATGTTGAAGTTACGACGCCCTATGGCCATGCAGGTGCCTATAAGTCCTTGCGATCAACCATCAGACACATGATCAATCCACAGCAAGCTCTATTGAAATACGATTATAGCCTCAAGCAGCTCGATATGAAGATTCAGAACTCTAACGCCAAGAAGAATACTAAAGAAGCCCTCAAGCAACTGAACCACCTACAAGCTAACGGCAAAAGTAAACTAAAGTCACAGCCTATCAACGAGAAGCATGTGGATCAGTTACTCGAATTTCTCCTAACACTTACCGATCCTTGTACGAAGCAGGCAAGCTGCCTGATCGATTGGTTTTTAATTAAATGA
- a CDS encoding GNAT family N-acetyltransferase, whose protein sequence is MVKPRVIDFRKAKVEDLPALVGMLADDPLGQEREDASLPLVDSYRKIFQEIDKDPNQELIVASLEDRVIGMMQLSFIPYLTYRGSWRCLVEGVRIHRDYRGQHLGSQFFDWVIDRARERSCHMIQLTSDKQRPDAIRFYEKLGFKGTHEGMKMWLS, encoded by the coding sequence ATGGTGAAGCCACGGGTGATAGATTTTCGAAAGGCTAAGGTTGAGGACCTACCAGCTCTTGTAGGAATGCTAGCGGATGATCCTTTGGGTCAAGAAAGAGAGGATGCCAGTCTTCCCTTGGTGGACAGCTATCGCAAAATATTCCAGGAGATCGATAAAGATCCCAATCAGGAATTGATCGTAGCGTCACTCGAAGATCGCGTGATCGGGATGATGCAGTTAAGTTTTATCCCCTATCTCACCTATCGAGGGAGCTGGCGATGTTTGGTTGAGGGGGTTCGCATCCATCGAGATTACAGAGGGCAGCATCTTGGTAGCCAATTTTTCGATTGGGTGATCGATCGAGCCCGTGAACGATCTTGTCACATGATACAATTAACGAGCGACAAGCAGCGGCCAGACGCCATCCGCTTCTATGAAAAGCTTGGCTTCAAAGGGACTCACGAGGGAATGAAGATGTGGCTTTCTTAA
- a CDS encoding CRTAC1 family protein, whose product MNTTKNLLILVATGVVVILSISTNHFFSKSPPTEQKEIAFMEVSSGQDATILKAKFFPKLDHDTTGFQRLEGHDIGLDKGYMYELRDYTDPFWFGRGTASGDYDKDGWQDLILGSNSGFHLYKNMGGHFERQPIDQSAIKDFLVFAVAFVDLNNDGWLDIFFSTFNQGNHIILNQNGTFDTRKLTPVPNRNGVITLSPGFSDLDKNGYLDIVNGNIALGVVTGFYVVDSRRHNSIVFNQDLKFREAPIESNSGETMATLISDINNDGILDIYFGNDFMEGDKILLGTGSGFKEVKGSKFIPYTPFFSMGADTGDINNDLNLDFLVTGTMYMAPFVGQSPIDGRSVEEYSKFKGTSETCDAIANPEFRSHCKKIRDTDYIRGLDRTQIMTQKNKNERPTSCKGFEGIEKDICLTKRMWTLITTEENPKSCQGNYGEDERLETICEILKIRVRKLERKDMYGSIPQDDRNMLYSFDPDTKTLKAVPGFEHPGGWTWNSRIVDLDNDGWQDIMTSDGTIRTDDFGWNVLMKNIDGQRFEQQQFTQGVVSDFGLYSFVTVDMDNDGDLDLIGNSAEGPIQVYKNNSSGNNNSITISLSDPVGNRFGIGAKIIVRSKASNMAQIREIKASGGYMSFEPALAHFGLGSVQAIDSIEVQWPDKNHKVYDGPFEANHHYRIVRAPPQD is encoded by the coding sequence ATGAACACAACAAAGAACCTACTCATACTTGTTGCAACTGGTGTCGTTGTCATACTATCAATCTCAACGAATCACTTTTTTTCAAAGTCACCTCCTACTGAGCAGAAGGAAATAGCCTTTATGGAGGTAAGCTCCGGCCAAGACGCCACTATTCTCAAGGCCAAATTCTTTCCCAAATTAGATCATGATACAACTGGATTTCAAAGGCTAGAGGGACATGACATTGGCTTGGATAAAGGCTATATGTACGAACTGCGAGACTACACGGACCCATTTTGGTTCGGTCGCGGAACTGCCAGTGGCGACTACGATAAAGATGGCTGGCAAGACCTAATATTGGGTTCTAACTCAGGATTTCACCTCTACAAAAATATGGGTGGGCACTTTGAACGCCAACCCATCGATCAATCAGCTATTAAAGACTTCCTTGTCTTTGCAGTGGCCTTTGTTGACTTAAACAATGATGGTTGGCTGGATATATTCTTTAGTACATTCAATCAAGGTAACCACATTATCCTAAATCAAAATGGAACCTTCGATACCAGAAAGCTAACTCCAGTGCCGAACCGCAATGGGGTGATCACTTTAAGCCCTGGCTTCTCTGATCTCGATAAAAATGGCTATCTCGACATAGTCAACGGTAATATCGCACTTGGAGTTGTCACGGGATTCTATGTAGTAGATTCTCGCCGTCACAATTCAATTGTCTTTAATCAAGACTTAAAATTTAGGGAAGCTCCCATTGAATCAAACTCTGGCGAGACTATGGCAACTCTTATCTCTGACATCAATAACGATGGTATCCTAGATATCTACTTTGGAAACGACTTTATGGAGGGGGACAAAATCCTTCTTGGCACCGGTTCTGGTTTTAAAGAGGTCAAGGGCAGCAAGTTCATTCCCTACACTCCGTTTTTCTCTATGGGCGCAGACACAGGTGATATCAATAACGATCTGAATCTAGACTTTTTGGTAACGGGCACCATGTATATGGCACCTTTTGTGGGCCAAAGCCCCATTGACGGCAGGAGTGTAGAAGAATATAGCAAATTCAAGGGTACATCGGAAACATGCGATGCCATCGCAAATCCAGAATTTAGATCCCATTGCAAAAAGATCAGAGATACAGACTATATTAGAGGGCTCGATAGAACTCAAATCATGACTCAGAAGAACAAAAATGAACGGCCGACAAGTTGCAAGGGTTTCGAAGGAATAGAAAAAGACATATGCCTTACGAAAAGGATGTGGACACTGATCACAACTGAAGAGAATCCTAAAAGCTGCCAAGGAAACTATGGAGAAGATGAACGGTTGGAGACTATTTGTGAGATCCTAAAAATTCGCGTGCGTAAGCTTGAGCGCAAGGATATGTACGGCAGCATTCCTCAAGATGATAGAAACATGCTTTATAGCTTCGACCCAGATACTAAGACTCTAAAAGCAGTTCCAGGTTTTGAACACCCAGGTGGGTGGACCTGGAATAGCCGCATTGTCGATCTCGATAACGACGGCTGGCAAGATATAATGACATCTGATGGCACCATAAGAACTGATGACTTCGGTTGGAATGTCCTGATGAAAAACATCGATGGTCAAAGGTTTGAGCAACAACAATTCACCCAAGGAGTCGTGTCAGACTTCGGACTTTACTCCTTTGTAACCGTCGATATGGATAACGACGGCGACTTGGACTTGATCGGCAATTCCGCCGAGGGCCCCATTCAAGTTTACAAAAATAATTCTTCTGGTAATAACAACAGCATTACCATAAGCTTGTCCGACCCTGTGGGGAATCGCTTTGGTATCGGTGCCAAGATTATTGTCCGATCAAAAGCTAGCAACATGGCTCAGATCCGTGAAATCAAAGCAAGCGGAGGTTATATGAGTTTCGAGCCAGCCCTTGCACATTTTGGCCTTGGAAGTGTTCAAGCTATCGATTCCATTGAAGTGCAGTGGCCTGACAAAAATCATAAGGTATATGACGGTCCCTTTGAGGCGAATCATCACTATCGTATCGTTCGAGCGCCCCCCCAGGACTAG
- a CDS encoding bleomycin resistance protein: protein MKISNAIPQLPSFDLMLTKNFYESLGFSCAALLTEHGIAILERDDIVLHFWKTDSEEQAQEYGKVSSCYLIVEGIDQLYQEFQHNRVTFRYGLQTMPWGMREMQVDDPYGNAIKFGEKLND, encoded by the coding sequence ATGAAAATCTCAAATGCGATCCCGCAGCTTCCTAGCTTTGACCTGATGTTAACGAAAAACTTCTACGAGTCCCTTGGGTTCTCTTGCGCGGCCTTGCTAACAGAGCACGGCATCGCTATTCTGGAACGAGACGACATTGTTCTCCACTTTTGGAAGACAGACTCGGAAGAGCAAGCTCAAGAGTATGGTAAAGTGTCCAGCTGCTACTTGATTGTTGAAGGCATTGATCAACTCTACCAAGAGTTCCAACATAATAGGGTTACCTTTCGATATGGATTGCAAACCATGCCTTGGGGCATGAGGGAAATGCAAGTTGATGACCCTTATGGGAATGCGATTAAGTTTGGGGAGAAACTAAATGACTAG
- a CDS encoding kelch repeat-containing protein yields MKFLYMFLILKTLGCVTTPKNIGNDPLSWKGSTSSDLIGGLALHQCFSYQNKILVFGGVRDDIDHDPYNNKAFLFDLKSEEWIVIRPMTERLSQQRLGGGQAGIVAAGGITNRKYMSRNTYLLDPENLAWIEASYPELDPRVRHSMVYTEGHLVVIIGGENHKKERLNWGVYDLIRKKVKVLPTPKAGGKLVSHVAEPMGRNVFVWGGFQNNKRSNDGFIVFPDNSTWEKVAPSPLSPRSNARSVSFGNQKVLIWGGANPERDSNSGAIYDGLTNSWRSVPSIPDKRYSVIKNPSLTLVDETSVLLWGGRFETHEFSNDGWILDLRLLRWKRFPQKGVPEGRMHHCMLKHGNALFLFGGIGGEPSALKHFRVPYVLDFDTSELELQSLAE; encoded by the coding sequence ATGAAGTTCCTATATATGTTCCTGATACTCAAAACACTTGGCTGTGTGACCACACCTAAGAATATTGGAAATGATCCATTGAGTTGGAAAGGCTCTACTAGCAGTGATTTGATAGGGGGACTCGCGCTTCATCAGTGTTTTAGCTACCAGAACAAAATATTGGTTTTCGGTGGGGTCCGAGATGATATTGATCATGACCCTTATAATAACAAGGCGTTTCTGTTCGATTTAAAAAGCGAGGAGTGGATAGTCATAAGACCAATGACCGAAAGACTATCTCAGCAAAGACTGGGAGGAGGACAAGCAGGAATAGTTGCGGCTGGTGGAATTACGAACCGAAAATACATGTCGAGAAATACTTACTTGCTGGACCCGGAGAATCTAGCCTGGATAGAAGCTTCATATCCTGAGTTGGATCCGAGAGTTCGCCATTCGATGGTCTATACAGAGGGCCATTTGGTGGTCATTATTGGAGGAGAAAATCACAAGAAAGAAAGATTAAATTGGGGCGTCTACGATTTGATAAGAAAGAAGGTAAAGGTGTTACCAACCCCAAAGGCTGGTGGTAAGTTGGTTTCGCATGTTGCAGAACCTATGGGTCGAAATGTGTTTGTTTGGGGTGGTTTTCAGAACAATAAAAGGTCTAACGATGGCTTTATCGTTTTTCCCGACAATAGTACTTGGGAGAAAGTAGCGCCCTCACCACTATCGCCACGATCAAATGCTAGATCAGTTTCCTTTGGTAATCAAAAGGTTTTGATATGGGGAGGAGCAAATCCCGAGAGGGACTCTAACTCGGGAGCAATATATGATGGGTTGACCAACTCATGGCGATCGGTTCCATCGATTCCTGATAAACGCTACTCCGTAATAAAAAATCCGTCATTGACTCTAGTTGACGAAACATCAGTGCTCTTATGGGGTGGACGTTTTGAGACTCATGAGTTTTCAAATGATGGCTGGATTCTCGATCTAAGACTCCTCAGATGGAAGAGATTTCCTCAAAAAGGAGTTCCTGAAGGAAGGATGCATCATTGCATGCTGAAACATGGAAACGCTTTGTTTCTATTCGGGGGGATCGGTGGAGAACCATCTGCTCTAAAGCACTTTCGAGTACCCTATGTTCTAGATTTCGACACGTCAGAGCTTGAATTGCAGTCCCTCGCAGAATAA
- a CDS encoding VOC family protein, which translates to MDLGAFSISLAVKNIQKSKSFYEGLGFEVFGGDVEQNWLIMKNGSHLIGLFQGMFDNNIMTFNPGWDQNAKEVSGYTDVRQLQDELKARGYELQQQSDPSGEGSGPGSFTLRDPDGNVILVDQHV; encoded by the coding sequence ATGGATCTCGGTGCATTCTCAATCAGCCTGGCGGTAAAAAATATCCAAAAATCAAAATCGTTCTATGAAGGCCTAGGGTTTGAGGTTTTTGGGGGTGATGTTGAGCAAAATTGGCTTATCATGAAAAATGGCTCTCATCTCATTGGGCTGTTTCAGGGAATGTTTGACAACAATATTATGACCTTCAACCCTGGTTGGGATCAAAATGCCAAAGAGGTGTCTGGCTATACAGATGTTCGCCAGCTTCAGGATGAACTAAAGGCTAGGGGCTACGAGCTTCAGCAGCAATCAGACCCTTCAGGTGAAGGGAGTGGGCCAGGAAGCTTCACACTTCGAGATCCCGATGGAAATGTCATACTTGTCGATCAGCATGTTTGA
- a CDS encoding TonB-dependent receptor has protein sequence MRKLNLTLGTLLLTQVSLAQEMTLSDILNLEVTTASKTAVPSSEAPATMSVITRNDIELYERRTINEALYSLPGMVPSQDYDRRSISTRGIFEGWNNNHYLILIDGIPHNDNIYGSAYTWDNTPLIFLNQMEVIRGTGSALYGSYAMNGVIGIKSIEAKDFANKTTTKFRLGNRNTTTFDMISAIDGDGVDTVVSFSQSETDGVDFESYDGFANQKRKVQDARSSSYFFSKFTADNGLEFQVHRQDWSFQTGHGWFFIIPEQEEAMKESRSIASLKYNTSSDGIDYEFVGRFQRHEVDWNMNYWPAASTGLDPDSFYASGMWEYLNSHADDLFLRAQFTGDLGNGSSWLLGLEETVFLYSGDQEHYSNLDDINDPNTGNTPSGETKDLGAWLEYIEDQPLYNSAIFAQYVSEKLADMITVTAGVRFDQLSFKYRDLAVSRDTMKNKSFEKVSPRLAIVMTPSENAVVKLMAGSAFRTPSPSELAGYNTWTLASNIEQLSSETVDSAELSFEYQFKKSKFILNLHQTDFKDQIAYASPDAAQPNLSTNIWSAKTQGVELAYHLYGMNHGMFFTASHNIRVDETTDDPGTTAAPDDITWVPASSATLGGHYSFAKVSLASQVNYLGETKRKPSDVPNDLRSESVDASTTIDFKASYNITKSGKLVLSGKNILDEEVFLAKGGNNPFDYQQEKMRYLAGLDFTF, from the coding sequence ATGAGAAAGTTAAACCTCACGCTAGGTACTCTATTATTGACCCAGGTGTCTCTTGCTCAGGAAATGACGCTTTCGGATATCTTGAATCTAGAAGTCACGACAGCATCAAAAACAGCAGTCCCAAGCTCTGAAGCCCCTGCGACAATGTCGGTGATCACAAGAAATGATATCGAACTCTACGAGCGTCGCACCATCAACGAAGCCTTGTACAGCTTACCAGGCATGGTTCCCAGCCAAGACTATGATCGTCGCTCTATCTCGACTCGTGGTATTTTTGAAGGTTGGAACAACAATCACTATTTAATCCTTATAGATGGAATCCCCCATAATGATAATATCTATGGTAGCGCATATACCTGGGATAACACCCCTCTCATCTTCCTAAATCAAATGGAAGTCATTCGTGGAACAGGATCAGCGCTCTATGGAAGCTATGCCATGAATGGAGTCATCGGAATCAAATCCATAGAAGCTAAGGACTTTGCAAATAAGACAACCACCAAGTTTCGACTAGGAAATCGCAACACGACAACGTTTGATATGATTTCAGCGATTGATGGTGATGGTGTTGATACGGTAGTGTCGTTCTCTCAGTCCGAAACTGATGGAGTGGACTTCGAATCCTATGATGGATTTGCGAATCAAAAGCGCAAGGTTCAAGATGCCCGTAGTTCAAGCTATTTCTTCTCTAAATTCACTGCTGACAACGGTTTGGAATTTCAAGTCCATCGGCAGGATTGGAGCTTTCAAACCGGGCATGGCTGGTTCTTCATCATTCCCGAGCAGGAAGAAGCCATGAAAGAGAGTCGTTCAATTGCATCATTAAAGTACAACACATCATCTGATGGCATCGACTATGAGTTTGTCGGAAGGTTCCAACGTCATGAAGTAGATTGGAATATGAACTACTGGCCAGCGGCATCAACTGGGCTAGATCCTGATTCTTTCTATGCATCGGGAATGTGGGAGTACCTAAATTCTCATGCCGACGACCTTTTCCTAAGAGCCCAGTTCACTGGTGATCTAGGCAATGGGTCGTCCTGGCTTTTAGGCCTCGAAGAGACCGTGTTTCTCTATAGTGGCGACCAGGAGCACTATTCAAACCTGGATGACATCAACGACCCGAACACCGGCAATACTCCCAGCGGTGAAACCAAGGATTTAGGCGCTTGGTTGGAATACATCGAGGATCAACCTCTCTACAATTCCGCGATTTTTGCCCAGTATGTATCAGAAAAACTCGCCGATATGATAACCGTGACAGCTGGCGTACGATTCGATCAATTGTCGTTTAAATATCGCGATCTCGCAGTTTCAAGAGACACCATGAAGAATAAATCCTTTGAAAAGGTGTCTCCGCGACTAGCTATCGTGATGACTCCGAGCGAGAATGCTGTCGTAAAACTGATGGCTGGCTCGGCATTCAGGACACCAAGTCCTTCAGAATTAGCGGGCTATAACACCTGGACCCTTGCTTCGAATATTGAACAACTATCTTCTGAAACTGTTGATTCAGCTGAACTTAGTTTCGAATACCAGTTTAAAAAGTCAAAGTTCATTTTGAACCTTCATCAGACTGATTTCAAAGACCAGATTGCCTATGCCTCGCCCGATGCAGCCCAACCAAACCTTTCCACAAATATCTGGTCGGCGAAAACACAAGGTGTTGAACTAGCATACCACCTCTATGGAATGAATCATGGCATGTTTTTTACGGCTAGCCATAATATTAGAGTGGACGAGACAACTGATGACCCAGGTACGACAGCAGCACCTGACGACATTACTTGGGTACCGGCTAGTTCTGCTACCTTAGGGGGTCACTACTCATTTGCGAAGGTATCCCTCGCCTCTCAAGTTAACTACCTTGGAGAAACAAAACGGAAACCCTCTGATGTGCCAAACGACCTAAGATCAGAGTCCGTTGATGCCAGTACAACAATTGACTTTAAAGCAAGCTATAACATCACAAAAAGTGGAAAATTGGTGCTTTCTGGAAAGAACATTTTGGATGAAGAAGTATTTCTTGCAAAAGGTGGCAACAACCCATTCGACTATCAACAAGAAAAAATGAGGTACCTAGCAGGTTTAGACTTTACGTTCTAA